The following are encoded in a window of Armatimonadota bacterium genomic DNA:
- a CDS encoding MBL fold metallo-hydrolase, whose protein sequence is MTFQIHSWRLDPLDNNTYLIVDRRSRHGVLVDPSFHSEELLPQIRAHCDEIELLLLTHSHFDHVAGLAFYKRETQAAVALHADAVELLELAATTAQMFEMEVEDCPPPDRFIIDSEVIQVGDTKMTALLTPGHAPGHLSFALDGVVLSGDALFAGSIGRTDFPGCNLEQLLHSIRTRLYTLPGETRVLPGHREETTIAVEMAGNPFCPALKSHDRS, encoded by the coding sequence ATGACGTTCCAAATCCACTCGTGGCGGCTCGATCCGCTGGATAACAACACCTATCTCATCGTCGACCGCCGGTCGCGGCATGGCGTGTTGGTGGACCCATCGTTTCATAGTGAGGAGCTGCTGCCCCAGATACGCGCGCACTGTGATGAGATAGAATTGCTTCTGCTGACGCACAGCCACTTCGACCACGTTGCGGGTCTCGCATTCTACAAGCGCGAAACACAGGCAGCCGTGGCGCTGCATGCCGATGCCGTCGAGCTTCTGGAGTTGGCGGCCACCACCGCCCAGATGTTTGAGATGGAGGTCGAGGATTGCCCGCCACCGGACCGGTTTATCATCGATAGCGAGGTGATCCAGGTTGGCGACACGAAAATGACGGCGCTGCTGACTCCCGGGCATGCACCGGGCCACCTCAGCTTCGCACTGGATGGCGTTGTATTGAGTGGCGACGCTCTTTTTGCCGGGAGCATTGGCCGAACGGACTTTCCCGGCTGCAACCTGGAGCAGCTGCTGCACTCGATCCGCACGCGCCTGTACACACTGCCGGGAGAGACGCGCGTGCTGCCCGGCCATCGGGAAGAGACGACGATCGCTGTTGAAATGGCCGGCAATCCCTTTTGCCCAGCCTTGAAGTCCCATGATCGCAGCTGA
- a CDS encoding bifunctional riboflavin kinase/FAD synthetase, with the protein MRVLRSLEEIPAGWSPSTVAVGTFDGIHIGHRAILKAAIADARSHGRQSVAFTFDRHPAELLAPERAPRRITTPDQQRDLIADCGIDWLVVAPFDARFAAQPPQQFIDDVLVNRLRAGSVVVGSGFRFGRDRAGDTALLCSAANARRFVLHALEPVMEMNEPASSSRIRNLLMRGAIGDAEAVLNHAWVLSGTVTRGAQLGRTLGYPTANLLPAARQITPADGIYAAAARLESGEVVAAAASLGARPSVPGAGRALEFHLLDFDGDLYGSRLDIRFVRCIRAAKKFDSLEALKGQIGDDAAVCRELLDGDLPEVDVLARPQGKKQ; encoded by the coding sequence ATGAGGGTCCTGCGTTCGCTGGAGGAGATACCGGCCGGCTGGTCACCCAGCACCGTTGCCGTGGGCACGTTCGATGGCATCCACATCGGCCATCGCGCCATCCTGAAAGCGGCCATTGCCGATGCCCGCAGCCATGGCCGGCAGTCCGTGGCATTCACATTTGACCGGCATCCCGCTGAACTGTTGGCACCGGAACGGGCGCCGCGGCGGATTACGACGCCGGATCAGCAGCGTGACCTTATCGCGGACTGCGGTATCGATTGGCTGGTGGTGGCGCCATTTGATGCCAGGTTCGCCGCACAACCGCCGCAGCAGTTTATCGACGACGTGCTTGTCAACCGGCTGAGGGCCGGAAGCGTGGTGGTCGGTTCGGGCTTCCGCTTTGGGCGAGATCGGGCCGGCGATACCGCTTTGCTCTGCTCCGCGGCCAACGCCCGCCGATTTGTGCTCCACGCATTGGAGCCTGTGATGGAGATGAACGAACCGGCGAGCAGTTCACGTATCCGCAATCTGCTGATGCGCGGCGCCATCGGGGATGCCGAGGCCGTTCTAAACCACGCCTGGGTGCTCTCGGGCACCGTGACTCGTGGCGCGCAGCTCGGCCGTACCCTGGGCTACCCAACCGCCAACCTGCTGCCCGCTGCGCGCCAGATAACCCCGGCAGACGGTATCTATGCAGCCGCTGCGAGACTGGAGAGCGGCGAAGTCGTGGCCGCAGCCGCAAGTTTGGGAGCTCGGCCGTCGGTGCCCGGCGCGGGACGAGCGCTGGAGTTCCATCTGCTTGACTTTGACGGCGACTTGTACGGCTCCCGTCTGGATATCCGGTTTGTCCGCTGCATTCGAGCCGCGAAGAAGTTTGATTCGCTGGAAGCGCTCAAGGGGCAAATCGGAGACGACGCAGCGGTATGCCGGGAGCTGCTGGATGGTGATCTGCCGGAGGTCGACGTGCTGGCAAGGCCGCAGGGGAAAAAGCAATGA
- the truB gene encoding tRNA pseudouridine(55) synthase TruB — translation MSAPELGVVVAPRCGGASSAAADHPSSSPAGFLVVDKPGGITSHDVVATLRRALHLRRIGHTGTLDPMATGVLVLCVGSATRLARYVSSGRKQYRAEFTFGIETDTQDNTGVALRRCSAAALRREDLERQLPAFRGAILQIPPMVSARRHNGVRLYELARAGDEVDRAPVSVQISELLLEAFTPGENATAELIVTCSSGVYIRTLAHDIGQAMGCGAVMSGLRRTWVGSADGPFTLSTSTLLPDLERPGAAESALLPLATVASMMPIEMVDEEAEGRLMVGRAVPASDAGTDEEAVAALSGSGRLVAVCRRRAGHLLPETVMPAV, via the coding sequence ATGAGTGCACCGGAACTCGGCGTCGTTGTTGCACCGCGATGCGGTGGTGCGTCATCAGCCGCGGCAGACCATCCCAGCAGCTCACCGGCGGGTTTCCTGGTCGTGGATAAACCCGGCGGCATCACCAGCCACGACGTGGTTGCCACGTTACGCCGAGCATTGCATCTTCGACGGATCGGTCACACGGGCACGCTGGACCCGATGGCGACGGGCGTGCTGGTACTCTGCGTTGGTTCTGCCACAAGACTGGCGCGGTATGTCTCCAGCGGGCGTAAACAGTATCGTGCTGAGTTCACGTTCGGCATCGAGACGGACACGCAGGATAACACCGGTGTGGCTCTACGCCGGTGCAGCGCCGCCGCGCTGCGGCGCGAGGACCTGGAACGGCAGCTACCGGCGTTCCGTGGCGCCATCCTCCAGATCCCGCCCATGGTCTCGGCCAGGCGGCATAACGGCGTACGGTTGTATGAGCTTGCCCGGGCCGGCGACGAAGTAGATCGCGCGCCGGTATCCGTGCAGATATCCGAGCTGCTTCTGGAGGCATTCACGCCGGGGGAGAATGCAACGGCCGAGCTGATTGTCACCTGCTCGTCCGGCGTCTACATCCGCACGCTGGCGCACGATATCGGGCAGGCGATGGGTTGCGGGGCTGTGATGAGTGGGCTTCGCCGCACATGGGTCGGGTCCGCAGACGGCCCGTTCACGCTGTCCACATCGACCTTGCTGCCGGATTTGGAGCGGCCGGGCGCGGCCGAATCCGCTCTGCTGCCCTTGGCGACCGTGGCAAGCATGATGCCGATTGAGATGGTAGACGAGGAGGCGGAGGGCCGGCTGATGGTGGGCCGAGCCGTGCCCGCTTCGGACGCGGGAACCGACGAGGAAGCGGTTGCCGCACTGAGTGGATCCGGCCGCCTGGTCGCGGTTTGTCGACGTCGTGCCGGCCATCTTCTACCGGAAACGGTTATGCCGGCAGTATGA
- a CDS encoding DHH family phosphoesterase, whose product MASALQRAVAAILASRSVVLATHTNPDGDAIGSILGLAHALTGLGIIALPLSSDGVPDIYSWMPGASTVQSRTLQRHFDVALVCDAGKLERIGGPVMPAVRSAKTTIDIDHHVADGVFGDIRLVDAKSASTAEVAWRLIVALERASGRLLRSRAIAECLMTGIITDTGGFRYPAVEPRTFRLAAILQSLGAHPAPICERVFEDRTPGSLKLLGRALSDIQSTPDGSVVWAAVRRSDFTDLNASDADTEGIVTVVRSTRGATIGILFRELSGGSIRVSLRAREGADVNAVAKAFGGGGHHLAAGCTLDAPLEAAVAAVVEEAHRQLRGLQTG is encoded by the coding sequence ATGGCGTCCGCCCTTCAGCGTGCGGTGGCGGCCATTCTGGCATCGCGATCGGTGGTGCTTGCAACCCATACCAACCCCGATGGTGACGCCATCGGCTCCATACTCGGCCTCGCGCATGCGCTCACCGGCCTTGGCATCATCGCACTGCCCCTCTCATCGGACGGAGTGCCCGATATCTATAGCTGGATGCCTGGGGCATCAACGGTGCAATCGCGCACGCTCCAGCGCCATTTTGACGTCGCGCTCGTTTGCGATGCGGGCAAGCTGGAACGCATCGGTGGGCCGGTCATGCCGGCCGTACGGTCGGCCAAAACCACTATTGATATCGATCACCATGTGGCCGACGGTGTATTCGGCGATATCCGGCTCGTCGATGCGAAATCGGCCTCCACCGCCGAGGTGGCGTGGCGCCTGATCGTTGCCCTGGAGCGCGCCAGCGGCAGGCTTCTTCGCAGCAGGGCCATCGCTGAATGCCTGATGACCGGCATTATCACCGATACCGGCGGTTTCAGGTATCCGGCGGTCGAGCCGCGCACCTTTCGACTGGCTGCGATCCTGCAGTCGCTGGGCGCCCACCCGGCGCCGATTTGCGAGCGTGTGTTTGAGGATCGAACTCCGGGCAGCCTGAAGCTGTTGGGCAGAGCGCTGTCGGATATCCAATCCACGCCGGATGGTTCCGTTGTCTGGGCTGCCGTCCGCCGGTCCGATTTTACCGACCTGAACGCCTCCGATGCCGACACGGAAGGGATTGTCACGGTCGTGCGCTCAACGCGTGGCGCCACGATCGGCATACTGTTTCGTGAGCTGTCGGGAGGCTCGATCCGGGTGAGCCTGCGCGCGAGGGAAGGCGCGGATGTAAACGCCGTCGCGAAGGCTTTTGGCGGCGGCGGTCACCACCTTGCAGCCGGATGTACACTGGACGCTCCACTGGAAGCGGCGGTCGCCGCGGTGGTGGAAGAGGCACATCGCCAACTACGTGGGCTGCAGACCGGATGA
- the rbfA gene encoding 30S ribosome-binding factor RbfA, whose product MTLRQERIQNALIRDLSEMIHRDLRDPRLVFVTITGAEISRDLRHARVAVTVMGDDAARAAALHALNAVAGRLAGAFTRHSHLRVAPEIRFQLDAGMEHAERMRRILEQVAAELPPLEDESAPGEGAV is encoded by the coding sequence GTGACACTGCGTCAGGAACGGATTCAAAACGCGCTCATTCGCGACCTCAGCGAAATGATTCATCGGGATCTACGGGATCCTCGTCTCGTGTTTGTCACCATCACGGGCGCGGAAATCTCCCGAGACCTGCGTCACGCCAGAGTTGCCGTTACCGTGATGGGCGATGATGCCGCAAGGGCGGCGGCGCTTCATGCGCTTAACGCCGTAGCCGGACGGCTGGCCGGAGCCTTCACGCGTCACAGCCACCTCCGGGTCGCGCCGGAAATCCGGTTTCAGCTCGATGCAGGCATGGAGCATGCGGAGCGGATGCGCCGGATTCTGGAACAGGTTGCTGCCGAGCTGCCGCCGCTTGAGGACGAATCTGCCCCCGGTGAGGGCGCCGTCTGA
- a CDS encoding DUF503 domain-containing protein encodes MAHSLKDKRSVISGLIRRLRQRFNVSVSEVAHNDAWQQAEIAVACVSNSGRVVESTLQKIVECFDAVPELAVVRVDREID; translated from the coding sequence ATGGCGCACTCGCTCAAGGATAAGCGCAGCGTTATTAGCGGCCTGATCCGGCGCCTCCGGCAGCGGTTCAACGTTTCGGTGAGCGAGGTCGCTCACAACGACGCGTGGCAGCAGGCGGAAATTGCCGTAGCGTGCGTCAGCAACAGTGGTCGCGTCGTCGAGTCGACCCTTCAAAAGATCGTGGAGTGTTTTGACGCCGTGCCGGAGCTCGCGGTGGTCCGTGTGGATCGTGAGATCGACTGA
- the infB gene encoding translation initiation factor IF-2: MTVMAGTRLTDLARELKMTHAELLLQLHDLGVQAQGLTAMLDLETANTVRALLGKAVVVKKTVEVSHDPALPELAIALGLSPADAQARFIAMGELVSINQKLTDSTAERLAAECGAAIKFKVPPKSRQMARRHGAGAEAQTRPPVVTVMGHVDHGKTTLLDTIRKANVAGGEFGGITQHIGAYQVEVEHDGEKRKITFIDTPGHKAFTAMRARGASVTDIVVLVVAADDGLMPQTDEAINHAQAAGVPIIVAVNKSDLPDANPDRVKTQLTERNVVVEDYGGTTPAVLVSAKTGAGVPELLEYILLVAEVQELKAEYGGDATGTIIESRVETGRGAVATVLVQGGTLKQSDAVVAGSSWGKVRAMTNERFERLDRATPSTPVEIIGLNAAPQAGDTLEVVKNEREARTTAERRSNQQREERLTPAQHGSLTDLFKRADEAGNSDLNVIVKADVHGSLEAVLAQLNEMEQVEGEEVIRAVVKHSGVGGITEADAILAEATGAIIIGFNSMPDAASRKLAQRNRTEIRTYTLIYELVEDLDRLLKGRLEPITQEFELGKALVRKVFHTPRGVYIAGSYVSEGKIVRGAEARILRAGELVHAGRIDSLRHIKEDVRDIAQGFECGITVVDWNDVQEGDVVECFEVRVVERD, from the coding sequence ATGACGGTGATGGCAGGAACTCGACTGACAGACCTGGCGCGCGAACTTAAAATGACGCATGCCGAGCTGCTTCTGCAGCTGCACGATTTGGGCGTGCAGGCGCAGGGGCTCACAGCCATGCTGGACCTGGAGACAGCCAATACCGTTCGCGCCTTGCTCGGCAAAGCCGTAGTGGTGAAAAAGACCGTTGAGGTGAGCCACGATCCTGCTTTACCCGAACTCGCAATCGCACTCGGGCTGTCGCCCGCAGACGCACAAGCGCGCTTTATCGCCATGGGCGAACTGGTGAGCATCAATCAGAAACTCACCGATTCAACGGCAGAGCGCCTGGCAGCCGAATGTGGCGCTGCTATCAAGTTCAAGGTTCCCCCGAAGTCAAGGCAGATGGCTCGACGGCATGGCGCTGGCGCCGAGGCGCAGACGCGGCCACCCGTGGTTACCGTGATGGGCCACGTGGACCACGGCAAGACCACGCTGCTCGATACGATCCGAAAGGCCAACGTTGCGGGTGGCGAATTTGGAGGCATCACGCAGCACATTGGCGCCTACCAGGTAGAAGTGGAACACGACGGCGAGAAGCGCAAGATTACATTTATCGATACTCCAGGTCATAAGGCGTTTACCGCCATGCGCGCCCGTGGCGCTTCGGTGACCGATATCGTGGTGCTGGTGGTTGCTGCGGACGATGGCTTGATGCCCCAGACGGACGAAGCCATCAATCACGCTCAGGCAGCCGGAGTACCGATCATTGTTGCCGTTAACAAGTCCGACCTGCCGGATGCCAACCCCGATCGCGTGAAGACTCAACTGACCGAGCGGAACGTGGTTGTGGAGGATTATGGTGGCACCACACCGGCCGTTCTTGTTTCTGCCAAAACCGGCGCCGGCGTGCCGGAGTTGCTGGAGTACATCCTGCTGGTTGCGGAAGTGCAGGAACTGAAAGCGGAATATGGTGGCGATGCCACAGGAACCATTATAGAGTCGCGGGTAGAAACGGGTCGTGGCGCGGTAGCTACAGTTTTGGTTCAAGGCGGTACATTGAAGCAGAGCGATGCAGTCGTGGCCGGCTCGTCGTGGGGCAAAGTGCGCGCCATGACGAATGAACGGTTCGAACGCCTCGACCGTGCCACGCCCTCAACTCCCGTGGAGATCATCGGCCTTAACGCTGCGCCCCAGGCCGGTGATACCCTTGAGGTGGTGAAGAACGAGCGGGAGGCGCGAACTACCGCGGAACGCCGGAGCAACCAACAGCGCGAAGAGCGGCTTACCCCGGCGCAGCACGGCTCGCTGACCGATCTCTTTAAGCGCGCCGATGAGGCCGGTAACAGTGACCTCAATGTGATCGTGAAGGCCGATGTTCACGGGAGCCTGGAAGCCGTACTGGCCCAACTCAACGAGATGGAGCAGGTGGAAGGCGAGGAGGTAATCCGCGCCGTCGTCAAGCACAGCGGTGTGGGTGGAATTACCGAAGCGGACGCGATTCTCGCCGAAGCAACCGGCGCCATAATCATCGGTTTCAACAGCATGCCGGACGCCGCCTCACGCAAGCTGGCGCAGCGTAACCGAACCGAAATCCGCACGTACACGCTCATTTACGAACTGGTCGAGGACCTCGACCGGCTGTTGAAGGGCCGGCTGGAGCCGATTACCCAGGAGTTCGAGCTTGGCAAGGCTCTGGTACGCAAGGTGTTCCATACGCCTCGTGGCGTCTACATCGCCGGAAGTTATGTCTCGGAAGGCAAAATCGTCCGGGGCGCCGAGGCGCGCATTCTGCGGGCCGGTGAGCTTGTGCATGCCGGTAGGATCGACAGCCTGCGGCACATCAAGGAGGATGTCCGGGATATCGCCCAGGGCTTCGAATGTGGAATCACCGTGGTCGATTGGAACGACGTGCAGGAGGGCGATGTGGTGGAGTGCTTCGAGGTCCGCGTGGTGGAACGCGACTAG
- a CDS encoding YlxR family protein, which yields MKTRHTPIRTCAACRATQPKPRLLRVVLHTDGIIVFDATKKQNGRGAWICPDTRCISLAQKQRRFEKALKTQKLAPELFEALLRAAASTIDEGETA from the coding sequence ATGAAGACCCGGCACACACCGATACGCACGTGCGCAGCATGCCGCGCCACGCAGCCCAAACCCCGACTCCTGCGCGTGGTGCTGCATACCGACGGTATCATTGTGTTTGACGCAACAAAGAAGCAGAACGGCCGCGGAGCGTGGATATGTCCGGACACACGGTGTATCAGCCTCGCACAGAAGCAGCGGCGGTTCGAAAAGGCGCTGAAAACGCAGAAGCTGGCGCCGGAGTTGTTCGAAGCTCTGCTGCGGGCCGCTGCAAGTACGATCGACGAGGGAGAGACCGCATGA
- the nusA gene encoding transcription termination/antitermination protein NusA — translation MNGEFIEALQQIAKEKEMPLDTLIETVEIALATAFKKNSSAPGEIKVHIDQTRRTEPPFDVYCEKLVVEEVTDDTVEITLAEARKTQPGIEVGATIRFSVDPGNMGRIAAQTVKQVVVQKIRETERKKSFDEFERRVGEIITVTVQRREGRNIVVNFDRLEALLPQPEQVESEPYRFNDRIKVYVVEARDSQKGPQGIVSRTHPSLIRRLFELEVPEIADGIVAIKSVAREPGARSKIAVGSNDDKVDPVGACVGHRGTRVQAVVNELYDEKVDIVRWSADAGSFIAEALSPAKAVKVTVDEDQHSAFVVVPDSQLSLAIGRAGQNVRLAARLTGWRIDIRSEQQVARAALMAATRAEPVGSDEEGLDVNSTKLGEEPLAAGIVPAE, via the coding sequence ATGAACGGCGAATTTATAGAGGCACTGCAGCAAATCGCTAAAGAGAAGGAGATGCCGCTCGACACCCTGATTGAGACCGTTGAGATAGCGCTGGCGACCGCATTTAAAAAGAACAGTTCAGCACCCGGCGAAATCAAGGTTCATATCGATCAGACCCGCCGGACGGAACCACCCTTCGACGTCTATTGCGAGAAGCTCGTCGTCGAGGAAGTTACCGATGACACCGTGGAGATCACGCTAGCCGAGGCACGCAAAACCCAGCCGGGGATTGAAGTGGGGGCCACGATCCGATTCAGCGTGGATCCCGGCAACATGGGTCGCATCGCTGCCCAAACCGTGAAGCAGGTGGTTGTCCAAAAGATCCGTGAAACCGAGCGCAAAAAGAGCTTCGATGAATTCGAGCGCCGTGTTGGCGAGATCATCACCGTTACCGTGCAGCGCCGTGAAGGGCGCAACATTGTTGTAAACTTCGACCGCCTGGAGGCGCTTCTCCCACAGCCGGAGCAGGTGGAGAGCGAGCCGTATCGCTTTAACGATCGGATCAAGGTGTACGTAGTTGAGGCGCGCGATTCGCAGAAGGGCCCGCAAGGCATCGTATCGCGTACGCATCCCAGCCTCATCCGCCGGCTGTTTGAATTGGAAGTGCCGGAGATCGCAGATGGCATCGTGGCGATCAAGAGCGTTGCCCGTGAGCCCGGCGCGCGCTCCAAGATCGCCGTGGGCAGCAACGATGACAAGGTCGACCCGGTCGGAGCCTGTGTGGGCCATCGTGGCACGCGCGTTCAGGCGGTAGTAAACGAGCTGTACGACGAGAAGGTCGACATCGTTCGGTGGAGCGCCGATGCCGGCTCCTTCATCGCGGAAGCACTATCCCCCGCCAAGGCCGTTAAGGTGACCGTGGATGAAGACCAGCACAGCGCATTCGTCGTGGTGCCCGATAGTCAGCTTTCGCTGGCAATCGGTCGCGCCGGACAGAACGTTCGGCTCGCGGCGCGGCTGACGGGCTGGCGTATCGACATTCGGAGCGAGCAGCAGGTGGCCCGCGCTGCTTTAATGGCGGCGACCCGCGCAGAACCGGTCGGTAGCGATGAAGAAGGCCTGGACGTGAACTCGACCAAGTTGGGCGAGGAGCCCCTCGCAGCCGGCATCGTGCCTGCAGAGTGA
- a CDS encoding ABC transporter ATP-binding protein → MIRLDGVGRRFGKREVFRSVSLSALPGEVIAFTGANGSGKSTLLRIIAGLLPPTSGACRFTIHAADVPAIQRRRHLGYVAPDYSLYRDLTGTENIRLFADLRGRPLNRDEIRELLLRTGLRGRGRDMVATYSSGMRQRLKYACALAVDPAVLLLDEPGANLDTAGSEMVRTMIEAHRSRVGGGITLLATNEHSEVEWADRAIALTQAV, encoded by the coding sequence ATGATCCGGCTTGACGGCGTTGGCCGCAGGTTCGGCAAGCGTGAGGTGTTCCGTTCGGTATCGCTTTCGGCGCTACCCGGCGAGGTGATTGCGTTCACCGGCGCTAACGGTTCCGGCAAAAGCACGCTACTCCGCATTATTGCCGGACTTCTGCCTCCCACAAGCGGCGCATGCCGGTTTACCATTCATGCGGCCGACGTGCCGGCAATTCAGCGGCGGCGCCATTTAGGATACGTTGCGCCGGATTACAGCCTCTACCGTGATCTGACCGGCACGGAAAACATCCGCCTGTTTGCCGATTTGCGTGGCCGCCCACTCAATCGTGACGAGATTCGTGAGCTGCTCCTCCGAACGGGACTGCGTGGACGTGGCCGCGATATGGTGGCGACTTACTCCAGCGGAATGCGCCAGCGCCTGAAGTACGCATGTGCATTGGCGGTAGATCCGGCCGTGTTGCTTTTGGACGAGCCTGGCGCCAATCTCGACACCGCAGGCTCAGAGATGGTGCGGACGATGATCGAAGCACATCGCTCCCGCGTGGGAGGCGGCATCACCCTGCTGGCTACCAACGAGCATTCGGAGGTGGAATGGGCGGATCGAGCCATAGCGCTGACGCAGGCGGTCTGA
- the ccsA gene encoding cytochrome c biogenesis protein CcsA: MTNRESDIQRHAPIPGLWWKLLVGLLMAWVIYGSFYVAHGAVNFGFGGNPARIVFFHVPVAVLSYVAYAVAAVYGILHLAGRNAQASDMKAGASMELGLIFCILATITGSIFAGIQWGRFWNWDPRETSIVVMLLLYGAYIALRLSLADRPDQRGRFCAVYTLVALVPATFLIWIVPRIPSLQSLHPTNVLFNPDNTSASYKEVLYPSFAAFIMLYVWLLQLRCRIQTVLLRREQ; encoded by the coding sequence GTGACGAATCGAGAAAGCGACATACAGCGCCACGCTCCAATCCCGGGACTCTGGTGGAAGCTCCTCGTTGGCCTGCTGATGGCCTGGGTCATCTACGGCTCATTCTATGTAGCGCACGGCGCCGTCAACTTTGGATTCGGCGGGAATCCTGCCCGTATCGTTTTCTTTCACGTGCCTGTTGCTGTTCTATCGTACGTGGCCTATGCCGTTGCCGCGGTTTACGGCATTCTCCATCTGGCCGGGCGCAATGCGCAAGCTTCCGACATGAAGGCCGGCGCCTCGATGGAGTTGGGACTCATCTTCTGCATTCTGGCAACCATCACGGGGAGCATCTTCGCCGGAATACAATGGGGACGGTTCTGGAATTGGGATCCGCGTGAAACGTCGATCGTGGTGATGCTGCTCCTGTACGGCGCCTACATCGCCCTGCGGTTAAGCCTGGCGGATCGCCCGGATCAGCGCGGGCGTTTCTGTGCCGTCTACACCCTGGTGGCGCTGGTGCCCGCCACATTCCTCATCTGGATTGTGCCGCGCATTCCAAGCCTTCAGAGCCTGCATCCAACCAACGTTCTGTTCAATCCCGACAATACCAGCGCGAGCTACAAAGAGGTCCTCTATCCATCGTTCGCCGCGTTCATCATGCTGTATGTCTGGCTCCTGCAGCTGCGATGCCGCATTCAAACCGTACTATTGCGGAGGGAGCAATGA
- a CDS encoding CcmD family protein, which translates to MNSGTVRLLVMGVPLIIWAGIFIYVIVLDRAVARLERGAGSEEDD; encoded by the coding sequence ATGAATTCCGGAACCGTTCGACTGCTGGTTATGGGGGTACCGCTCATCATCTGGGCGGGTATATTCATCTACGTTATTGTTTTGGATCGGGCCGTTGCGCGCCTTGAGCGCGGGGCGGGAAGTGAGGAAGATGACTGA
- a CDS encoding cytochrome c maturation protein CcmE produces MGNSLHPRALGPRRIGIVIAALLITAALGLTFWAFASAMTPYVDIQQAERLGSSCQVRGKILHNTVVYDTVANVLRFRLQDEHNQQIEVVYHGAKPESFDTAPETAVEGYVVRAPNGTVSLQSDTMTIKCPSKYSDNKNPYHQSKPGGST; encoded by the coding sequence ATGGGCAACTCGTTGCATCCCCGAGCACTGGGGCCGCGTCGAATTGGTATTGTGATTGCCGCTCTGTTGATCACCGCGGCGCTTGGTTTGACCTTCTGGGCTTTTGCCAGCGCCATGACGCCGTATGTAGATATTCAGCAGGCCGAACGGCTGGGATCCAGTTGCCAGGTTCGGGGCAAGATTCTGCACAACACCGTAGTTTACGATACGGTCGCAAACGTTCTCCGCTTTCGCCTGCAGGATGAGCATAACCAGCAGATTGAAGTGGTCTACCACGGGGCCAAGCCCGAGTCATTCGATACGGCTCCGGAAACGGCCGTGGAGGGCTATGTAGTTCGCGCGCCGAACGGCACGGTGTCGCTACAATCCGACACGATGACGATCAAATGCCCCAGCAAGTATAGCGATAACAAAAACCCGTACCATCAGAGCAAGCCCGGCGGCTCCACCTGA